A window from Pedobacter africanus encodes these proteins:
- a CDS encoding sugar MFS transporter, giving the protein MNSTQPQSRTAIFPMVICCALFFILGFVTWANGSLIPFAKKAFDLETDLQAYLVTFASYIAYFFLAIPSSWILKKIGFHNGLVWSLVILAIGSLLFIPAAEKSSYGLFLTAIFVQGSGMALLQTAVNPYLSIIGPIDSAAQRISIAGFCNKTAGMVAPIVLSTLLLKGANAAEARLAQAASEAEKQTILDELLRQLHAPYIALAVVLALFAIVLKFVKLPEVNMEEEEVSENSAANVKKTIFSYPHLFLGALAIFFCVAVEVMAGDIIGTYARELGTVPHVFRDNATAFTLGFMLVGYLIGIITIPRFISQQAALRICTSVGIVFTALSVFTSGVISFWFVALLGLANSLMWPAIFPLGIKGLGKFTKTGSAIMIMGIAGGAIWPLVYGFMKDKLHIDFQHAFLYAMLPAYLYIVYFASAGHKVGKSH; this is encoded by the coding sequence ATGAATTCAACTCAACCCCAAAGCAGAACGGCGATATTCCCAATGGTGATATGTTGTGCACTGTTTTTTATCCTAGGCTTTGTAACCTGGGCTAACGGCTCCCTTATTCCATTTGCTAAAAAAGCATTCGATCTGGAAACCGATCTACAGGCATATTTAGTAACCTTCGCCTCTTATATTGCTTATTTTTTCCTGGCGATACCAAGTTCATGGATCCTTAAAAAAATAGGGTTCCACAATGGTCTGGTGTGGAGTTTGGTGATTTTGGCCATAGGGTCTTTGTTGTTCATCCCTGCTGCAGAAAAAAGCAGTTATGGACTTTTCTTAACAGCAATTTTTGTACAGGGCTCGGGTATGGCTCTTTTGCAGACTGCAGTAAATCCTTATTTAAGCATCATCGGGCCAATTGACAGTGCAGCACAACGCATATCAATTGCCGGGTTCTGTAACAAAACAGCCGGTATGGTGGCGCCAATTGTATTGAGTACATTACTTTTGAAAGGAGCAAATGCAGCCGAGGCGCGATTGGCGCAGGCAGCGTCTGAAGCTGAGAAGCAAACCATTTTAGATGAATTGTTAAGACAACTTCATGCACCATACATTGCATTGGCAGTTGTGCTGGCCTTATTTGCAATAGTGCTTAAGTTTGTTAAACTTCCGGAAGTAAATATGGAAGAAGAAGAAGTTTCAGAAAACTCAGCGGCTAATGTTAAAAAAACAATTTTCAGCTATCCGCATTTGTTTTTAGGTGCCCTTGCGATTTTCTTTTGTGTGGCAGTTGAAGTAATGGCTGGAGATATCATTGGAACTTATGCCCGCGAACTGGGAACAGTTCCGCATGTATTCAGAGATAACGCTACCGCATTTACTTTAGGCTTTATGCTTGTAGGTTATTTAATCGGTATCATCACTATCCCAAGATTTATCAGTCAGCAAGCTGCGCTCAGAATCTGTACTTCGGTGGGTATTGTGTTTACTGCGCTTTCTGTGTTTACATCTGGCGTAATTTCTTTCTGGTTTGTTGCTTTGTTAGGTCTGGCGAACTCTTTAATGTGGCCTGCTATTTTTCCACTGGGCATTAAAGGTTTGGGTAAATTTACCAAAACAGGTTCTGCAATTATGATCATGGGTATTGCCGGGGGGGCAATATGGCCGTTGGTGTATGGGTTTATGAAAGATAAATTACACATCGACTTCCAACATGCTTTCTTGTATGCCATGTTACCAGCCTACCTGTATATTGTTTACTTTGCTTCAGCGGGGCACAAAGTGGGCAAAAGTCACTAA
- a CDS encoding transketolase, which translates to MNQQPQLMKHTISELEDIAAQVRRDIVRMVHACQSGHPGGSLGCADFMTALYFEIMNHSTDFKMDGKGEDLFFLSNGHISPVFYSVLARSGYFDIAELATFRKLNSRLQGHPTTHEGLPGIRVASGSLGQGLSVAIGAAQAKKLNKDHAHVFVLLGDGELQEGQNWEAIMYAPFNKVDNLIASVDYNGQQIDGPTEKVLSLENLQAKFEAFGWHVINSDGNDMDAIVKALHYAKSLSGKGKPVLNLMSTQMGYGVDFMMGSHKWHGVAPNDEQLAAALAQLSSTLKDY; encoded by the coding sequence ATTAATCAACAACCCCAATTAATGAAACATACAATTAGTGAATTAGAAGATATCGCCGCTCAGGTAAGACGGGATATTGTGAGAATGGTACATGCCTGCCAGTCTGGTCACCCGGGCGGATCTTTGGGCTGTGCAGATTTTATGACTGCATTGTATTTTGAAATCATGAACCACTCTACTGATTTTAAAATGGATGGAAAAGGCGAAGATTTATTTTTCCTTTCGAACGGACACATCTCACCGGTTTTTTATAGCGTTTTGGCCAGGTCTGGTTATTTCGACATAGCCGAGCTTGCTACCTTCAGAAAACTGAATTCAAGGCTGCAAGGGCACCCTACTACACACGAGGGCCTGCCTGGTATAAGGGTTGCTTCTGGTTCATTGGGCCAAGGCTTGTCGGTAGCCATTGGCGCTGCACAAGCAAAAAAATTAAATAAAGATCATGCTCATGTATTTGTATTACTTGGAGATGGTGAATTACAGGAAGGCCAGAACTGGGAAGCCATTATGTATGCGCCTTTCAATAAAGTGGATAACCTCATTGCATCTGTTGATTATAACGGACAACAGATAGACGGGCCAACTGAAAAAGTATTGTCGCTAGAAAACCTTCAGGCTAAATTTGAAGCTTTTGGCTGGCATGTGATCAACTCCGACGGTAACGATATGGATGCTATTGTTAAGGCCCTGCATTATGCAAAATCGCTTTCCGGCAAAGGCAAACCCGTTCTGAATTTGATGAGCACGCAAATGGGCTATGGGGTTGATTTCATGATGGGATCGCACAAATGGCATGGTGTAGCCCCAAATGATGAGCAGCTTGCCGCAGCTTTAGCCCAATTGAGTAGCACCCTTAAAGATTACTAA
- a CDS encoding transketolase family protein produces the protein MKKYTYTEKKDTRSGFGAGLLEAGKRNPEVVALCADLVGSLKMDAFIKEFPERFFQIGIAEANMIGIAAGLTIGGKIPFTGTFANFSTGRVYDQIRQSVAYSDKNVKICASHAGLTLGEDGATHQILEDIGLMKMLPGMTVINTCDYNQTKAATIAIAEHHGPVYLRFGRPVIPVFTDPDQKFEIGKAWMVNEGKDVTIIATGHMVWKAIEAGEQLAELGIDAEIINIHTIKPLDEEAVLKSVKKTGCVVTCEEHNKYGGLGESVARLLSTEFPAPQEFVAVNDSFGESGTPDQLMTKYGLDTVNIVEAVQKVIKRAKQ, from the coding sequence ATGAAAAAGTATACATACACAGAAAAAAAAGATACACGTTCTGGCTTTGGGGCCGGATTGCTTGAAGCAGGAAAAAGAAACCCCGAGGTGGTAGCGCTTTGTGCCGATCTGGTGGGCTCCTTAAAAATGGATGCCTTTATCAAGGAATTTCCTGAACGTTTTTTCCAGATCGGGATTGCAGAAGCCAATATGATAGGTATAGCAGCTGGTTTGACCATTGGAGGGAAAATCCCTTTTACCGGAACTTTTGCCAATTTTTCCACAGGAAGGGTTTACGACCAGATCCGTCAGTCTGTTGCTTATTCAGACAAAAATGTTAAAATCTGTGCTTCTCACGCGGGTTTAACCCTGGGTGAAGATGGAGCTACACACCAGATCCTGGAAGACATAGGCCTAATGAAAATGTTGCCTGGCATGACGGTAATCAATACCTGCGATTATAACCAGACCAAAGCCGCAACAATAGCGATTGCAGAACACCATGGACCTGTTTACCTACGTTTTGGACGTCCTGTAATCCCTGTCTTTACCGATCCTGACCAAAAATTTGAGATAGGTAAAGCTTGGATGGTAAACGAAGGTAAAGATGTAACCATTATCGCTACCGGACATATGGTATGGAAAGCTATTGAGGCAGGTGAACAGCTTGCCGAACTGGGTATTGATGCTGAAATCATCAACATCCACACCATTAAGCCACTGGATGAAGAGGCAGTACTGAAATCTGTTAAAAAAACCGGCTGTGTAGTTACCTGCGAAGAGCACAATAAATATGGCGGACTGGGAGAAAGTGTGGCACGCCTGCTTTCAACCGAATTCCCGGCTCCACAGGAATTTGTTGCGGTAAATGACAGCTTTGGTGAGAGCGGCACACCTGATCAGCTGATGACAAAATACGGCTTAGACACTGTAAATATTGTAGAGGCAGTTCAAAAAGTAATCAAAAGAGCTAAGCAGTAA
- a CDS encoding RNA polymerase sigma factor: MKQVEDSEILEKFSAAKTRDEGFNLLLAKYQQKIYWHVRRLVIDHDDADDLVQDTFVKVWKNLDKFRSDAQLYTWIYRIATNECITFLNKKKQRNNTPLEEVSAELSETLIASSHFNGDKVQLKLQQAILTLPEKQRLIFNMKYYDDLKYEEISEITGTSVGALKASFHIAVKKIEAFMLNENINF, from the coding sequence ATGAAGCAGGTTGAAGATTCAGAGATATTGGAGAAATTCTCAGCGGCAAAAACCCGCGATGAAGGCTTTAACCTGCTTCTTGCCAAATACCAGCAAAAAATATACTGGCACGTCAGGCGACTTGTAATTGATCACGACGATGCTGACGACCTGGTTCAGGATACCTTTGTTAAGGTTTGGAAAAACCTCGATAAATTTCGCAGTGATGCCCAGCTTTACACCTGGATTTACCGTATTGCTACCAATGAATGTATTACTTTTCTGAATAAGAAGAAGCAGAGAAACAACACACCACTCGAGGAAGTATCTGCCGAATTGTCGGAGACACTTATAGCTTCTTCTCATTTTAATGGCGACAAGGTGCAGCTTAAACTTCAGCAAGCCATACTTACCCTGCCTGAAAAACAGCGTCTCATATTTAACATGAAGTATTATGACGACCTGAAATACGAGGAAATCTCGGAAATTACAGGCACCAGTGTTGGGGCACTAAAGGCATCATTTCATATAGCGGTAAAAAAAATTGAAGCTTTTATGCTAAATGAAAACATTAACTTTTAA
- a CDS encoding aspartate aminotransferase family protein, translating to MLTQRQLFLQHNAQTTLEPLLLEFNKAQGMYLYDAKGKKYMDLIAGIGVSNVGHCHPSVVHAVQEQAASYMHIMVYGEFVQSPQVNFAKALSDILPENLNCTYFVNSGAEAVEGAMKLAKRYTGRSEIISCHHSYHGSTQGALSLMGNEEFKQAYRPLLPGVKFIGYDSPEDLDLITKHTAAVFVETIQGEAGVRVASQAWFKALREKCTETGTLLVLDEIQCGFGRTGKMFGFEHFDIVPDILLLAKGIGGGMPIGAFISAKEIMLSLATNPILGHITTFGGHPVSCAAGLATLQAILNEDIVSGVTAKGELFKKLLVHPAIKAVRGKGLMMAIAFESFEQNKKIIDACIADGLISDWFLHCSNAMRIAPPLIITEKEIEWACNIILKNADKITV from the coding sequence ATGCTTACACAACGCCAGTTATTTCTGCAACACAACGCCCAGACAACCTTAGAACCTCTTCTTTTAGAATTTAACAAAGCCCAGGGCATGTATTTGTATGATGCCAAGGGTAAAAAATACATGGACCTGATTGCAGGTATTGGGGTAAGCAATGTGGGTCATTGCCACCCGTCAGTTGTACACGCGGTACAGGAACAGGCAGCCAGCTATATGCACATTATGGTATATGGAGAATTTGTGCAAAGCCCCCAGGTAAACTTTGCTAAAGCACTTTCAGATATTTTGCCCGAAAACTTAAACTGTACCTATTTTGTAAACTCCGGTGCCGAAGCGGTTGAAGGGGCAATGAAACTCGCGAAGCGTTATACTGGTCGTTCTGAAATCATTTCCTGCCATCATTCTTATCACGGCAGTACCCAGGGTGCACTTAGCCTGATGGGAAATGAAGAATTTAAACAAGCCTACAGACCCCTGCTGCCAGGTGTTAAGTTCATCGGTTACGATAGTCCCGAAGATCTTGATTTAATAACCAAACATACTGCTGCTGTGTTTGTGGAAACCATACAGGGAGAAGCAGGCGTAAGAGTAGCGAGTCAAGCCTGGTTCAAAGCTTTAAGAGAGAAATGTACGGAAACAGGAACCTTACTGGTACTCGACGAAATACAATGCGGTTTTGGGCGTACCGGAAAAATGTTTGGTTTTGAGCATTTTGATATAGTTCCTGATATATTGCTGCTCGCAAAGGGAATTGGGGGCGGAATGCCTATAGGTGCCTTCATTAGCGCTAAAGAAATTATGCTTTCGCTGGCTACAAACCCAATATTAGGGCATATTACTACATTTGGTGGGCACCCGGTTAGCTGTGCAGCCGGATTGGCCACATTGCAGGCCATTTTAAACGAGGATATAGTTTCCGGAGTTACTGCCAAAGGTGAATTGTTCAAGAAATTATTGGTACACCCGGCAATCAAAGCTGTTCGGGGAAAGGGCCTAATGATGGCGATAGCATTTGAGAGCTTTGAGCAAAACAAAAAAATAATTGATGCCTGTATTGCAGATGGGCTGATCAGCGATTGGTTTTTACATTGCAGTAATGCCATGCGTATAGCACCGCCGCTGATCATTACCGAGAAAGAAATTGAGTGGGCCTGCAACATCATTCTGAAAAATGCAGATAAAATAACTGTTTAA
- a CDS encoding DUF58 domain-containing protein produces the protein MINGRFFYIYTMQSPLDEQSLHFNGNLELLARQVVEGFITGLHKSPFHGFSVEFAEHRLYNTGDNVKNIDWKLYAKTDKLFSKRYEEETNLRCQFVVDISSSMYFPLKEYNKLNFAVQAVASLIFLLKRQRDAFGLSLFTDHLLLNTPAKSTTAHQKYLFSRLEQILKAEQMNIRTNLEQALHQVAELIHKRSMVVVFSDMLSTVHEEQRIDGLFAALQHLKFNKHEVILFNVTDKAREVDFRFENRPYQFVDMETGAVLKTHTSKVKDAYLSRMQVYRQAIALKCTQYKIDMIDADIAEGFHPILQAYLIKRQKMN, from the coding sequence ATGATTAATGGACGCTTTTTTTATATTTACACTATGCAGTCGCCCCTTGATGAACAAAGCTTACATTTTAACGGCAACCTTGAACTACTTGCCCGGCAGGTAGTCGAAGGGTTCATTACCGGATTGCATAAAAGCCCTTTTCATGGTTTTTCTGTTGAGTTTGCTGAGCACAGGCTCTACAATACTGGCGATAATGTTAAGAATATAGACTGGAAGTTGTACGCAAAAACAGACAAACTCTTTAGTAAGCGTTACGAAGAAGAAACTAATTTGCGTTGCCAGTTTGTTGTAGACATATCCTCGTCGATGTATTTTCCACTGAAGGAATACAATAAACTTAACTTTGCTGTACAGGCGGTGGCTTCGCTTATTTTTTTGTTAAAAAGGCAACGAGATGCATTTGGCCTGAGTCTTTTTACAGATCATCTTTTGTTAAATACACCCGCCAAATCAACTACTGCACATCAGAAATATTTGTTTTCAAGACTTGAACAAATTCTGAAGGCCGAACAAATGAACATCAGAACCAATCTGGAACAGGCCCTGCACCAGGTAGCCGAGCTCATTCATAAGCGATCGATGGTTGTTGTTTTTAGCGATATGTTGAGTACTGTGCATGAGGAGCAGCGCATTGATGGGTTATTTGCTGCCCTTCAGCATCTCAAATTCAATAAGCACGAAGTCATCCTCTTTAACGTAACTGACAAAGCCCGGGAAGTAGATTTCAGGTTTGAAAACCGTCCTTATCAGTTTGTAGACATGGAAACAGGTGCAGTCTTAAAAACACATACCTCGAAAGTGAAAGATGCTTACCTTTCAAGAATGCAGGTATACCGGCAGGCGATAGCACTAAAATGTACACAATATAAAATTGATATGATCGATGCAGATATTGCTGAGGGTTTTCATCCTATATTGCAGGCCTACCTGATCAAGCGGCAGAAGATGAATTAA
- the trxA gene encoding thioredoxin, translated as MALEITDANFEEVVLKSDKPVLVDFWAEWCGPCRMVGPVVDEISKEYEGKALVGKVNVDNNPQISTQFGIRNIPALLYFKNGEVVDKQVGAVPKSVLSQKLDKQL; from the coding sequence ATGGCTTTAGAAATCACAGATGCTAACTTCGAGGAAGTTGTATTAAAATCAGATAAACCCGTTTTGGTTGACTTTTGGGCAGAATGGTGCGGTCCATGTCGTATGGTAGGTCCGGTAGTAGACGAAATCTCAAAAGAATACGAAGGAAAGGCGCTTGTAGGAAAAGTTAATGTTGATAACAACCCTCAAATTTCTACTCAGTTTGGTATCCGTAACATCCCGGCTTTATTGTACTTTAAAAATGGTGAAGTTGTAGATAAACAAGTGGGCGCAGTTCCTAAATCTGTACTGTCACAGAAATTAGACAAGCAATTGTAA